The following are encoded together in the Cervus elaphus chromosome 23, mCerEla1.1, whole genome shotgun sequence genome:
- the LOC122681429 gene encoding 60S ribosomal protein L37-like: protein MTKGTSLFGKRRNKTHTLCRPCGSKAYHLQKSTCGKCGCPAKRKRKYNWSAKAKRQDTTGTGRMRDLKIVYRRFRHGFRERTTAKPKRATVAASTSS from the coding sequence ATGACGAAGGGAACGTCGTTGTTTGGAAAGCGTCGGAATAAGACGCACACGCTGTGCCGGCCCTGTGGCTCGAAGGCTTACCACCTTCAGAAGTCGACCTGTGGCAAGTGTGGCTGCCCTGCCAAGCGAAAGAGAAAGTATAATTGGAGTGCTAAAGCTAAAAGACAAGATACCACTGGGACTGGTCGAATGAGGGACCTAAAAATTGTATACCGCAGATTCAGGCATGGATTCCGTGAAAGAACAACAGCTAAACCCAAGCGAGCGACTGTTGCAGCATCCACTTCATCCTAA